One genomic window of Ignavibacteriota bacterium includes the following:
- a CDS encoding PglZ domain-containing protein: MSENKGSILWVDDEVELLKPHILFLEQKGFEVHTVTNGADAISWVENTPVDLVLLDESMPGMGGLAALARIKDVRPTLPVVMVTKNEEEALMEEAIGEKISDYLTKPVNPSQILLVVKKILEGRKILGSRTAQDYIQEFNEVSRSLLGPMDLEEWTSMYRRIVERESELDEHPELGLQQTVADQRRECNQEFCKVVEKNYRDWIEDESVVLSPNVVDRFLVPHIENKGPVFFFVIDCMRYDQWLIMEQHLHDLYSIKKDFYLGILPSATPYARNAIFSGLYPSDIDRVLPGLWSRGDDDDYSMNKNEKELLEKLLERRRIRLRTELKYYKIIDPEYGKQMVGNIASFAKNHVTAIVVNFVDMLAHSRSDTPILKEIAPDEAAYRSLTRSWFTHSSLFAMFRQIAKFPDATVIVTTDHGSVRCMRGTKALGDRETSTNLRYKFGRNVKADPKQAMLIPKPAEYRLPNRGMTVNYVIAKEDYYFVYPTDYNKYLAYYRDSFQHGGISMEELVLPVITMQPR, encoded by the coding sequence ATGAGCGAAAACAAGGGCAGCATTCTCTGGGTCGACGACGAGGTGGAACTCCTCAAGCCCCACATTCTATTTTTGGAGCAGAAGGGTTTCGAAGTCCACACCGTCACGAACGGGGCCGACGCGATAAGCTGGGTCGAAAACACGCCGGTGGACCTCGTGCTCCTCGATGAATCGATGCCCGGCATGGGCGGCTTAGCCGCGCTCGCGCGCATCAAGGATGTGCGGCCGACACTGCCCGTCGTGATGGTCACAAAAAACGAGGAGGAAGCGCTGATGGAGGAGGCCATCGGCGAAAAGATCAGCGATTACCTGACCAAGCCGGTGAATCCGAGCCAGATCCTGCTTGTGGTGAAGAAGATCCTCGAGGGGCGTAAAATCCTCGGTTCGCGCACCGCGCAGGATTACATCCAGGAATTCAACGAGGTGTCGCGTTCACTGCTCGGACCGATGGATCTCGAGGAATGGACGTCGATGTACCGGCGCATCGTCGAACGCGAGAGCGAACTCGACGAGCACCCCGAACTCGGGCTGCAGCAGACCGTCGCCGACCAGCGGCGCGAGTGCAATCAGGAGTTCTGCAAGGTGGTGGAAAAAAACTACCGCGACTGGATCGAGGACGAATCGGTGGTGCTGTCGCCCAACGTGGTAGACCGTTTCCTGGTGCCGCATATCGAGAACAAGGGCCCGGTGTTTTTCTTCGTAATCGACTGCATGCGATACGATCAGTGGCTCATCATGGAGCAACACCTGCACGACCTCTATTCCATCAAAAAGGACTTCTATCTCGGCATACTGCCGTCGGCCACGCCGTACGCGCGGAACGCGATTTTCAGCGGGCTGTATCCGAGCGACATCGACCGCGTGTTGCCCGGGCTGTGGTCGCGCGGCGACGACGACGACTATTCGATGAACAAGAACGAGAAGGAATTGCTCGAGAAACTGCTGGAGCGGCGCCGCATACGGCTCCGCACCGAGCTGAAGTACTACAAGATCATCGATCCCGAGTACGGCAAACAGATGGTGGGGAACATCGCCTCGTTCGCGAAGAATCACGTGACCGCCATCGTCGTCAACTTCGTCGACATGCTGGCGCACAGCCGGTCCGACACGCCCATACTCAAGGAAATCGCGCCCGACGAGGCGGCCTACCGTTCGCTGACACGCTCGTGGTTCACCCATTCGTCGCTGTTCGCGATGTTCCGGCAGATTGCGAAGTTCCCCGACGCCACCGTGATCGTGACCACCGATCACGGGAGCGTGCGCTGCATGCGCGGCACCAAGGCCCTGGGCGACCGTGAGACATCGACCAATCTCCGCTACAAATTCGGCCGCAACGTCAAGGCCGATCCGAAGCAGGCGATGCTCATTCCGAAACCCGCCGAGTACCGTCTTCCCAATCGCGGGATGACCGTGAACTACGTGATCGCAAAGGAAGACTATTACTTCGTGTA
- a CDS encoding adenylate kinase, with protein sequence MRLILFGPPGAGKGTQAAYVAAHFSIPHISTGDLFRANITKQTPLGIEAKRYSDAGELVPDAVTNAMVRDRLGDEDAARGFLLDGYPRTTAQADELATMLKERGAVLDVVVNLLVPDYKLIDRLMKRGRSDDTFDTISRRLDVYHETTKPLIGYYKTLGILRDVDGVGDITEITERIFEALGHTA encoded by the coding sequence ATGCGCCTGATTCTCTTCGGCCCGCCGGGCGCCGGAAAAGGCACGCAAGCCGCGTACGTCGCGGCGCATTTCTCCATCCCGCATATTTCGACCGGCGATCTTTTCAGGGCGAACATCACGAAGCAGACGCCGCTCGGGATCGAGGCCAAGCGGTACTCGGACGCGGGCGAGCTTGTTCCCGACGCCGTGACAAACGCGATGGTGCGCGACCGACTGGGCGACGAGGACGCGGCACGGGGTTTCCTGCTCGACGGCTACCCGCGGACTACGGCACAGGCCGACGAACTTGCAACGATGCTCAAAGAGCGCGGCGCCGTTCTCGACGTGGTCGTCAACCTGCTTGTTCCCGATTACAAGCTGATCGACCGCCTCATGAAGCGTGGACGTTCCGACGACACCTTCGACACGATCTCACGCCGACTCGACGTGTATCACGAGACCACGAAGCCGCTCATCGGCTACTACAAGACACTCGGCATACTGCGTGACGTCGACGGTGTCGGCGACATCACCGAAATCACCGAACGCATTTTCGAGGCACTCGGACACACCGCATGA
- a CDS encoding ATP-binding protein — MTTSTPHIERTLEISSRTELLEQARSFVSEAARTFGFGDDDVSNIELAVDEACTNIIKHAYRDNPDGRIRLTVSTSDDLRFTVVIHDNGVGFDATHYTMPDMREYFLKPRKGGLGIVLMKRLMDEVEYDVRQGRSNSIRLVKYLHR, encoded by the coding sequence GTGACAACGTCGACTCCACACATCGAACGCACGCTGGAGATCAGCAGCAGAACAGAGCTGCTGGAACAGGCCAGGAGTTTCGTCTCCGAAGCCGCCCGCACATTCGGTTTCGGCGACGACGACGTATCGAACATCGAGCTGGCGGTTGACGAGGCCTGCACCAACATCATCAAACACGCGTACCGCGACAATCCCGACGGGCGCATCCGCCTCACCGTCAGCACGTCCGACGACCTGCGCTTCACAGTCGTGATCCACGACAACGGTGTCGGCTTTGATGCGACACATTACACGATGCCCGACATGCGGGAGTATTTCCTGAAGCCGCGCAAGGGAGGCCTGGGCATTGTGCTGATGAAACGATTGATGGACGAAGTGGAGTACGACGTCCGCCAGGGCCGTTCGAACAGCATCCGTCTTGTGAAGTACCTGCACCGCTGA
- a CDS encoding STAS domain-containing protein, translated as MSDFKVGIRQIEGVTVLDLKGYLDAHTAPDLEHAFQKSIDSSRFNLVVNFRDLAYISSAGLGVLMQFIEDVRKNSGDIKLTSMSPRVYNVFDLLGFPMLYEIYSEETEAIDRFRNNPADSPYQKHGTGE; from the coding sequence ATGAGCGATTTCAAGGTCGGAATCCGACAGATCGAAGGAGTGACGGTCCTGGATCTCAAAGGATATCTGGACGCGCACACCGCTCCTGATCTGGAACATGCATTTCAAAAAAGCATCGACAGCAGCCGGTTCAACCTGGTCGTCAATTTCCGCGATCTCGCCTACATCAGCAGCGCGGGACTGGGCGTGCTGATGCAGTTCATCGAGGACGTGCGCAAAAACAGCGGCGACATCAAGCTCACGAGCATGTCCCCGCGTGTGTACAACGTCTTCGACCTGCTCGGCTTCCCCATGTTGTACGAGATTTACAGCGAAGAAACCGAGGCGATCGATCGATTCCGGAACAATCCGGCGGACAGCCCGTACCAGAAACACGGAACGGGCGAGTAA